A portion of the Feifania hominis genome contains these proteins:
- a CDS encoding pyruvate kinase alpha/beta domain-containing protein, whose protein sequence is MVVFEKPGRENSAETLRIALEAARSRGIRHVVVPTNTGDSAMFFQDCKDLNVVCVTHANGFRKPGELEMPLERVRELESHGIRVLTTSHVLSGAERGLSTKFGGVGPVEMIAHTLRMFGQGMKVCVEIAVMALDAGLIPFMEPVVALGGTGVGVDTAVILKASHASSILDTRVCEVLCKPGF, encoded by the coding sequence ATGGTCGTATTTGAGAAACCCGGCCGCGAAAATTCGGCCGAGACACTGCGCATTGCCCTTGAGGCGGCGCGCAGCCGCGGAATTCGCCACGTCGTGGTCCCCACGAACACGGGGGATTCCGCCATGTTCTTTCAGGACTGCAAGGATTTGAATGTGGTCTGTGTGACCCACGCCAACGGCTTTCGCAAGCCCGGCGAGCTTGAAATGCCCCTTGAGAGAGTGCGCGAGCTCGAGAGCCACGGAATCAGGGTTCTGACGACGTCTCATGTGCTCAGCGGCGCCGAGCGCGGCCTGTCGACGAAGTTCGGCGGCGTCGGGCCGGTTGAGATGATCGCCCACACGCTGCGCATGTTCGGGCAGGGGATGAAAGTCTGTGTGGAGATCGCCGTCATGGCGCTTGACGCGGGACTGATTCCGTTTATGGAGCCGGTTGTCGCCCTCGGCGGCACCGGTGTGGGCGTCGACACAGCGGTCATTCTCAAGGCGTCCCACGCGAGCAGCATCCTCGACACCCGGGTCTGCGAGGTCCTCTGCAAGCCCGGCTTCTGA
- a CDS encoding CatB-related O-acetyltransferase has translation MKLPNPNEVFPNEYGTTCFLKNVITAPNISVGDYTYYDDPADPTGFEKNNVLFNWPEFGDRLIIGKFCAIASGVKFVMGSANHRLGSVSTYPFHVFGGAWAENTPDHLAQLPFKGDTVVGNDVWLGRESVVMPGVTIGDGAIVAACSVVTRDVEPYTVVGGNPARLIRRRFDAELTQLLLALRWWDVEPERLAEFLPVLCDENLEAVRQTLRQLAR, from the coding sequence ATGAAATTGCCAAACCCAAATGAGGTCTTTCCGAACGAGTACGGCACGACCTGCTTTTTGAAAAATGTCATCACCGCCCCCAACATCTCGGTGGGCGACTACACCTACTACGACGACCCGGCCGACCCCACAGGCTTTGAGAAGAACAATGTGCTCTTCAACTGGCCGGAGTTCGGCGACCGGCTCATCATCGGCAAATTCTGCGCCATTGCAAGCGGCGTGAAATTTGTCATGGGCAGCGCGAACCACCGTCTCGGCAGCGTGAGCACCTACCCCTTTCACGTCTTCGGCGGCGCGTGGGCCGAAAACACGCCCGACCATCTCGCCCAGCTCCCTTTCAAGGGCGACACGGTGGTGGGAAACGACGTCTGGCTCGGGCGCGAGAGTGTTGTCATGCCCGGCGTGACGATCGGCGACGGCGCGATTGTCGCGGCCTGCTCAGTGGTGACGAGGGATGTGGAGCCCTACACCGTGGTGGGAGGGAACCCGGCGCGGCTGATCCGAAGACGCTTCGACGCGGAGCTAACACAGCTTCTGCTGGCGCTGCGCTGGTGGGACGTTGAGCCGGAGCGCCTGGCGGAATTTCTGCCGGTGCTCTGCGACGAAAACCTCGAGGCCGTGCGGCAGACGCTCCGGCAGCTCGCGCGCTGA
- a CDS encoding NAD(P)H-dependent oxidoreductase subunit E: protein MDWNFDEAVAHYRSQGAPHDQQALVELLREVQRESGGVIPAGALAQTAAALGCRESFLAAVIRRYPSLRTQQAPHRLELCGGQRCGARHAAQLASFIERTYAVKSGGVSARGGFSYRVTGCMKNCGAGPSLRWDGELVSRADERTVRQLVEGKQLSQPKTERPVQCGGAHQSESGENS, encoded by the coding sequence ATGGACTGGAATTTCGACGAGGCTGTCGCCCACTACCGCTCGCAGGGCGCACCGCACGACCAGCAGGCTCTCGTGGAGCTTCTTCGCGAGGTGCAGCGCGAGAGCGGCGGGGTGATCCCGGCCGGAGCTCTCGCGCAGACGGCCGCCGCGCTCGGCTGCAGGGAGAGCTTTCTCGCCGCCGTCATCCGGCGCTACCCGAGTCTTCGCACGCAGCAGGCGCCCCACCGGCTCGAGCTCTGCGGCGGCCAGCGCTGCGGCGCGCGGCATGCGGCGCAGCTCGCCTCTTTCATCGAGCGCACCTACGCGGTCAAAAGCGGCGGCGTCAGCGCCCGGGGCGGCTTCTCCTACCGGGTGACCGGCTGTATGAAGAACTGCGGCGCGGGCCCGAGTCTCAGGTGGGACGGGGAACTCGTATCCCGTGCGGACGAGCGCACCGTGCGCCAGCTCGTCGAGGGGAAACAGCTGTCACAGCCAAAGACGGAGCGGCCCGTCCAATGCGGCGGCGCCCATCAATCGGAAAGCGGGGAAAACTCATGA
- a CDS encoding RluA family pseudouridine synthase — MERIWRMSIPPEAEGVLLRGYLRERLALSSALLARLKQSERGILLNGRRATVRAVLHAGDVLELELERADSASPNIIPAEGELDIVYEDEDLLILNKPARIPVHPSQGHYGDSLANIAVYHYARRGQNFVFRPVNRLDRGTSGLMAVAKNAYCHERLIASLHTGLRREYLAIACGRFAQRTGVIDAPIARAPGSVLRREVSPSGDPARTHYEVLAERGAFTLLRLRLETGRTHQIRVHLAHMGHPLVGDFLYGEENRALIDRTALHAAALSLTQPITGRALAFRAPLPADMLRLWRACDKERLAAHTV; from the coding sequence ATGGAGCGCATCTGGCGCATGAGCATCCCCCCGGAGGCCGAGGGAGTGCTTCTGCGCGGCTATCTCAGAGAGCGGCTCGCCCTCTCGTCGGCGCTGCTCGCCCGTCTCAAGCAGAGCGAGCGCGGCATCCTGCTCAACGGCCGGCGGGCCACGGTGCGTGCCGTGCTCCACGCGGGCGATGTGCTCGAGCTGGAGCTCGAGCGCGCCGACAGCGCCTCGCCCAACATCATCCCCGCCGAGGGCGAGCTCGACATCGTCTACGAGGACGAGGATCTGCTGATTCTCAACAAGCCCGCCCGGATTCCCGTGCATCCGTCTCAGGGGCACTACGGCGACAGTCTGGCGAACATCGCCGTGTACCACTACGCCCGGCGCGGGCAGAACTTTGTCTTTCGCCCGGTCAACCGCCTCGACCGGGGCACCTCGGGTCTCATGGCCGTGGCCAAGAACGCCTACTGCCACGAGCGGCTCATCGCCTCGCTCCACACCGGTCTGCGCCGGGAGTATCTCGCCATTGCCTGCGGCCGCTTTGCGCAGCGCACCGGTGTCATCGACGCGCCCATCGCCCGGGCACCCGGCTCGGTGCTGCGCCGCGAGGTCTCGCCCAGCGGCGACCCGGCGCGCACCCACTACGAGGTGCTCGCCGAGCGCGGGGCGTTCACGCTTTTGCGGCTTCGCCTTGAGACCGGACGCACCCATCAGATTCGCGTGCACCTCGCCCACATGGGCCATCCGCTCGTGGGGGACTTTCTCTACGGCGAGGAGAACCGCGCGCTCATCGACCGGACGGCACTTCACGCGGCGGCGCTCTCGCTGACACAGCCCATCACGGGCCGCGCGCTCGCCTTTCGCGCCCCGCTGCCCGCCGACATGCTGCGCCTCTGGCGCGCCTGTGATAAAGAGCGCCTGGCTGCACATACTGTATAG
- a CDS encoding NAD(P)/FAD-dependent oxidoreductase: MIRINNIALPLDASGEELTRRAAKKLHVGAGRIAQLRLVKKAVDARDKSDVHFVCSVDVSLHGDEQAALLRAGRDCRAVEPRGPWRVARVQTPAVRPVVVGAGPAGLFAALTLARAGARPILLERGRAVEERRRMVDSFWAGGALDAECNVQFGEGGAGTFSDGKLTTGIKDPRIGAVLHDFVLAGAPAEIEYLAKPHIGTDYLEMVVRGLRREICERGGEVRFGHRLDGLELSGGALAAALVREGGSVYRLEAHALILAIGHSARDTFAMLERLGVPMQAKPFSIGLRAEHPQRMIDRSQYGPFAGHPALGPADYKLACHLPDGRSAYTFCMCPGGSVVASSSGEGEIVVNGMSNFRRDGVNANSALLVPVGPEDFAGAGPLAGVDFQRRWERLAFSLGGGSYRAPAQLVGDFLRGTPSAALGDVVPSYRPGVTLGDLSGCLPGYAAETLRRAVRIFARSIEGFDRPDAVLTGVETRSSSPVRILRGGGFCSPVAGLYPCGEGAGYAGGITSAAVDGMRCAEAVLAQYAPAL; encoded by the coding sequence TTGATTCGCATCAACAACATTGCCCTCCCGCTCGACGCGAGCGGGGAGGAGCTCACGCGCCGCGCGGCGAAAAAGCTGCATGTGGGCGCGGGGCGCATCGCGCAGCTGCGCCTGGTCAAAAAGGCGGTGGACGCGCGCGACAAGTCCGACGTGCACTTCGTCTGCTCGGTTGACGTCTCGCTGCACGGCGACGAGCAGGCGGCGCTGCTTCGCGCCGGGCGGGACTGCCGCGCCGTGGAGCCGCGCGGGCCGTGGCGCGTGGCGCGCGTGCAGACGCCCGCCGTGCGGCCGGTCGTGGTGGGCGCGGGACCTGCGGGTCTCTTTGCCGCGCTCACGCTTGCGCGCGCCGGGGCGCGGCCGATTCTGCTCGAGCGCGGCCGGGCTGTGGAGGAGCGCCGGCGCATGGTCGACTCTTTCTGGGCGGGCGGCGCGCTCGACGCCGAGTGCAACGTGCAGTTCGGCGAGGGGGGAGCCGGTACTTTCTCGGACGGCAAGCTCACCACCGGCATCAAGGATCCGCGCATCGGTGCGGTTCTGCACGACTTTGTTCTGGCGGGCGCGCCCGCCGAGATCGAATATCTCGCAAAGCCCCACATCGGCACCGACTACCTTGAGATGGTCGTGCGCGGCCTGCGCCGGGAGATCTGCGAGCGCGGCGGAGAGGTTCGCTTCGGCCACCGCCTCGACGGGCTCGAGCTCTCGGGCGGCGCGCTCGCCGCTGCGCTCGTGCGCGAGGGCGGCAGCGTCTACCGGCTCGAGGCGCACGCGCTCATTCTCGCCATCGGCCACAGCGCGCGCGACACCTTTGCCATGCTTGAGCGCCTCGGTGTGCCCATGCAGGCGAAGCCCTTTTCCATCGGCCTGCGCGCCGAGCACCCGCAGCGGATGATCGACCGCAGCCAGTACGGCCCGTTTGCGGGCCACCCGGCCCTCGGGCCGGCCGATTACAAGCTCGCCTGCCATCTGCCCGACGGGCGCAGCGCCTACACCTTCTGCATGTGCCCGGGCGGGAGCGTGGTCGCCTCCTCCTCCGGGGAGGGGGAGATCGTGGTCAACGGCATGAGCAACTTCCGCCGCGACGGCGTCAACGCCAACAGCGCGCTTCTGGTCCCCGTGGGGCCGGAGGACTTCGCCGGGGCGGGGCCGCTCGCCGGCGTCGACTTTCAGCGCCGCTGGGAGCGGCTGGCCTTTTCGCTCGGCGGCGGCAGCTACCGCGCGCCCGCCCAGCTCGTGGGGGATTTTCTTCGCGGCACCCCATCGGCGGCGCTCGGCGACGTCGTCCCGAGCTACCGGCCGGGGGTGACGCTCGGCGACCTCTCGGGCTGTCTGCCCGGCTACGCGGCCGAGACCCTGCGGCGCGCCGTGCGCATCTTCGCGCGCTCCATCGAGGGCTTTGACCGCCCCGACGCGGTTCTCACCGGGGTCGAGACCCGCTCCTCCTCGCCGGTGCGCATCCTGCGCGGCGGCGGCTTCTGCTCGCCCGTGGCGGGCCTCTACCCCTGCGGGGAGGGCGCCGGCTATGCGGGCGGCATCACCTCGGCTGCGGTGGACGGCATGCGCTGCGCCGAGGCTGTGCTGGCGCAGTATGCGCCGGCGCTCTGA
- a CDS encoding trimeric intracellular cation channel family protein: protein MEVFDQIIFIIESIGTVTFAVSGALVAMERRLDLFGTFVLAATTAVGGGIVRDIILGQTPPKVFQTPYYLTLALAAAGVMILVAVLRGRWRGPRAKINFSALMTVCDALGLGIFAVLGANTAVTAGFGDNIFLMTFVGVLTGSGGGILRDLLADRTPVVLQTDIYAVAAIIGTLFYSYLRRTIHESAAMLLAAGLIVAVRLVSVRLRWRLPVVSLSRREEP from the coding sequence ATGGAAGTCTTCGACCAGATTATTTTTATCATCGAGTCCATCGGCACCGTCACGTTCGCCGTGTCCGGCGCGCTCGTGGCGATGGAGCGGCGGCTTGACCTCTTCGGCACCTTTGTGCTCGCGGCGACCACGGCGGTCGGCGGCGGCATCGTGCGCGACATCATCCTGGGGCAGACGCCGCCCAAGGTCTTTCAGACCCCCTACTACCTCACGCTGGCGCTTGCGGCGGCCGGGGTGATGATTCTCGTCGCCGTGCTGCGCGGCCGGTGGAGGGGCCCGCGTGCGAAGATCAATTTCTCGGCGCTGATGACCGTGTGCGACGCGCTGGGGCTCGGCATCTTCGCCGTGCTCGGCGCGAACACCGCCGTGACGGCGGGCTTCGGCGACAACATCTTTCTCATGACCTTTGTCGGGGTGCTGACCGGCTCCGGCGGCGGTATTCTGCGCGACCTGCTCGCCGACCGCACGCCCGTGGTGCTGCAGACCGACATCTATGCGGTGGCGGCCATCATCGGTACGCTCTTCTATTCCTATCTGCGGCGCACCATCCACGAGTCGGCAGCCATGCTCCTGGCGGCCGGACTCATTGTGGCGGTGCGGCTCGTGTCGGTGCGTCTGCGCTGGCGGCTGCCGGTCGTGTCGCTCAGCCGGCGGGAAGAGCCGTAG
- a CDS encoding DMT family transporter, giving the protein MPTAKRTTLIADACLVLVAVIWGSGFAATQYAIDSNMSPLLLNAIRMLVATAALGLLFWRDVRAMKKSDLKYGAAAGVLLFLAFFTQTTGLSLTTPSNNAFITATNVVMVPFLSWIFLKKRPKNRVFALAVLCIAGTALLSYTAGQGFRFNLGDLLTLLCAALFAGHIAFLELATRHTDARLLSFLQMAVAAVLSCAALLAFDFPAIAVADYGRGLPALIYLGVFSTGLCFFLQTYAQRHTSGPKAAVILSMEGLFGCVFSVALGMEPVRWNMVAGGLIILTSVVLTEVDFGRKKAAPAPEGERAAP; this is encoded by the coding sequence ATGCCGACTGCAAAAAGGACAACGCTGATCGCCGACGCCTGTCTGGTGCTCGTTGCGGTCATCTGGGGATCGGGTTTCGCCGCCACCCAGTACGCCATCGACAGCAACATGAGCCCGCTTCTACTCAACGCCATACGCATGCTCGTGGCGACGGCGGCGCTGGGGCTTCTCTTCTGGCGGGATGTGCGCGCCATGAAAAAGAGCGACCTCAAATACGGCGCGGCCGCGGGTGTGCTGCTGTTTCTGGCGTTTTTCACCCAGACCACGGGCTTAAGCCTGACCACGCCCTCCAACAACGCTTTCATCACCGCCACCAACGTGGTGATGGTGCCCTTTCTGTCGTGGATCTTTCTCAAAAAGCGGCCCAAAAACAGGGTCTTCGCTCTGGCGGTGCTGTGCATTGCCGGCACGGCGCTTCTCTCCTACACGGCGGGGCAGGGCTTTCGCTTCAACCTCGGCGATCTGCTGACGCTTCTGTGCGCGGCGCTCTTCGCGGGCCACATCGCCTTTCTCGAACTCGCGACCCGGCACACGGACGCCCGGCTTCTCTCCTTTTTGCAGATGGCGGTGGCGGCCGTTCTCTCCTGCGCGGCTCTGCTCGCGTTTGACTTTCCGGCCATCGCCGTGGCCGACTACGGCCGGGGGCTCCCGGCGCTGATCTATCTCGGTGTGTTCAGCACGGGGCTCTGCTTCTTTCTTCAGACCTACGCCCAGCGCCACACCTCGGGGCCGAAAGCCGCGGTCATCCTCTCGATGGAGGGGCTCTTCGGCTGTGTCTTCTCGGTGGCGCTCGGCATGGAGCCCGTGCGCTGGAATATGGTGGCGGGCGGGCTCATCATTCTCACCTCGGTCGTTCTGACCGAGGTCGACTTCGGCAGAAAAAAGGCGGCCCCGGCTCCCGAGGGGGAGCGGGCCGCGCCCTGA
- the rlmD gene encoding 23S rRNA (uracil(1939)-C(5))-methyltransferase RlmD: MQKNEEHIIDITGMSHDGVGIGRAEGRAVFVPLSAIGDRVRARIVKVSAKAVYGKLVELLVPSPDRTAPACPVFERCGGCTWRHITYAAELDLKRQRVRDTLRRIAGWEVEPRPILGSAETAGYRNKVQFPVRRGPDGEAQIGFFAPRSHRVVPVESCAVQNDAANRILKLTAAFLKEHHIEPYDELTGRGLVRHIFVRQAFGTGEVMAALVINGDALPHAGEYVERLRGEVPGIASVLVNHNTEATNVILGPRDTLLWGRAYIVDTLLGRSFKVSLHSFYQINRAQCERLYETARVYAALGPGDTLIDLYCGAGTITLSLAPEGGRAYGVEIVPEAVADARENAARNHMDHVEFLCADAAQAARELLSRGVRPDVVVVDPPRKGCDAALLETVERLAPKRLVYVSCDVATLARDIALLRGRGFAPVEVTPVDMFPRTPHVECVCLLSNLKPDKHIDIESRKV, encoded by the coding sequence ATGCAGAAAAACGAGGAGCACATCATCGACATCACCGGCATGTCCCACGACGGGGTCGGCATCGGCCGCGCCGAGGGGCGGGCGGTCTTTGTGCCGCTGAGCGCGATCGGCGACCGGGTGAGAGCCAGAATCGTCAAAGTGAGCGCAAAGGCGGTCTACGGAAAGCTCGTCGAGCTGCTCGTCCCCTCCCCCGACCGGACCGCGCCGGCCTGTCCGGTGTTTGAGCGGTGCGGCGGCTGTACCTGGCGGCACATCACCTATGCCGCCGAGCTCGACCTCAAGAGGCAGCGCGTGCGCGACACTCTGCGCCGCATCGCCGGGTGGGAGGTGGAGCCGCGGCCCATTCTCGGCTCGGCCGAGACCGCGGGCTACCGCAACAAGGTGCAGTTTCCCGTGCGCCGCGGGCCGGACGGCGAGGCGCAGATCGGCTTTTTCGCGCCGCGCAGCCACCGGGTGGTGCCGGTCGAGAGCTGCGCGGTGCAAAACGATGCCGCAAACCGGATTTTAAAGCTCACCGCAGCGTTTTTAAAGGAGCATCACATCGAGCCCTACGACGAGCTGACGGGCCGGGGCCTTGTGCGCCACATCTTCGTGCGCCAGGCATTCGGCACGGGCGAGGTCATGGCGGCGCTGGTGATAAACGGCGATGCGCTGCCCCATGCCGGGGAGTATGTCGAGCGGCTGCGGGGCGAGGTGCCGGGGATCGCGTCGGTGCTTGTCAACCACAACACCGAGGCGACCAATGTCATTCTGGGCCCGCGCGACACGCTGCTCTGGGGGCGCGCATACATCGTCGACACCCTGCTCGGCAGAAGCTTCAAGGTCTCGCTGCACTCCTTCTACCAGATCAACCGCGCCCAGTGCGAGCGGCTCTACGAGACGGCGCGCGTCTATGCGGCGCTCGGCCCCGGCGACACGCTGATCGACCTCTACTGCGGGGCGGGCACCATCACACTGAGCCTCGCGCCCGAGGGCGGGCGGGCCTACGGCGTCGAGATCGTGCCCGAGGCGGTCGCCGACGCGCGCGAGAACGCGGCGCGAAACCACATGGACCACGTGGAATTTCTCTGCGCCGACGCGGCGCAGGCCGCAAGAGAGCTTCTCTCACGCGGCGTGCGCCCCGACGTGGTCGTGGTCGACCCGCCGCGAAAGGGCTGCGACGCGGCGCTGCTCGAGACCGTCGAGCGCCTCGCGCCGAAGCGGCTGGTCTACGTCAGCTGCGACGTGGCGACCCTCGCGCGCGACATTGCGCTGCTGCGCGGGCGCGGCTTTGCGCCGGTCGAGGTCACCCCGGTCGACATGTTCCCGCGCACGCCCCATGTCGAGTGTGTTTGCTTGCTTTCCAATCTTAAGCCGGATAAACATATTGACATTGAATCTAGAAAAGTTTGA
- a CDS encoding VOC family protein, translated as MKLLSLDHLVLTTRNVEACLAFYTGILSMEPVRADGRTALRFGAQKINIHTRPGEFQPAAGNPTPGSQDFCLVAEGEIAQIRAEIEAKGWPIELGPVERTGALGPIDSLYLRDPDGNLVEIAVYRKREP; from the coding sequence ATGAAGCTACTTTCACTCGACCATCTGGTGCTCACCACGCGCAATGTCGAGGCATGTCTGGCATTCTATACCGGCATCCTGAGCATGGAGCCGGTGCGCGCAGACGGACGCACGGCGCTGCGCTTCGGCGCGCAGAAAATCAACATTCACACCCGGCCGGGCGAATTTCAGCCGGCTGCGGGCAACCCCACGCCCGGCAGCCAGGATTTCTGTCTGGTTGCCGAGGGGGAAATCGCGCAGATCCGTGCCGAGATCGAGGCAAAGGGCTGGCCGATTGAGCTGGGACCGGTCGAGCGCACGGGTGCGCTGGGTCCGATCGACAGCCTCTATCTGCGCGACCCGGACGGCAATCTGGTCGAGATCGCCGTGTACCGAAAGAGAGAGCCCTGA
- a CDS encoding Crp/Fnr family transcriptional regulator — protein sequence MDTLFLSKTALFRGAAADELPQILACLGAVSRTYGKAQTIYRAGELVTSLGLVLTGRVQIEADDLWGNRSVLDSLGPGAVFAETYACIPGERLMVNVVAAQPAEILFLQAARILEGGGEDCAHRGLLIRNLFAISAQKNLSLSRRIFHTSSKSIRGRLLSYLSAQAARQGSREFTIPFNRQQLADYLSVERSALSHELGKMARDGLLRTEKNHFILYAKEP from the coding sequence ATGGATACACTTTTTTTGTCAAAAACCGCCCTGTTTCGCGGCGCGGCGGCCGACGAGCTGCCGCAGATACTCGCCTGTCTCGGCGCCGTGAGCAGAACATACGGCAAAGCGCAGACCATCTACCGCGCGGGGGAGCTTGTGACGAGCCTCGGACTCGTGCTCACGGGGCGTGTGCAGATTGAAGCCGACGATCTCTGGGGCAACCGCAGTGTGCTCGACAGCCTCGGCCCCGGCGCAGTCTTTGCCGAGACCTATGCCTGTATCCCGGGCGAGAGGCTGATGGTGAACGTTGTGGCCGCCCAGCCGGCGGAGATTCTCTTTTTGCAGGCGGCGAGGATCCTGGAGGGCGGCGGGGAGGACTGTGCGCACCGCGGGCTTCTCATACGCAACCTGTTTGCGATCTCCGCCCAGAAGAACTTAAGTCTCTCGCGGCGTATCTTTCACACCTCGTCGAAGTCCATTCGCGGACGGCTTTTGAGCTATCTGTCGGCCCAGGCCGCGCGGCAGGGGAGCCGGGAGTTCACCATTCCGTTCAACCGCCAGCAGCTCGCCGACTATTTGAGCGTGGAGCGAAGCGCCCTCTCCCATGAACTCGGCAAGATGGCCCGCGACGGACTTCTGCGCACCGAGAAAAACCACTTTATTCTATATGCAAAAGAGCCCTGA
- a CDS encoding 4Fe-4S binding protein produces MIRKIIQIDQSKCNGCGLCAEACHEGAIGMVNGKAKLLRDDYCDGLGDCLPACPTGAISFVEREAAAYDEAAVRRNQAENTQGQPLACGCPGTQSRAIERAAAPQEHSAARTGSQLRQWPVQIKLAPVNAPYFDGAHLLIAADCTAYAYGSFHEDFIRGKVTLIGCPKLDEGDYTEKLTGILTRNEIKSLTVVRMEVPCCGGLEHAAVTALKNSGKFIPWQVITVSTDGRLLD; encoded by the coding sequence ATGATTCGCAAAATCATTCAAATTGACCAGAGCAAATGCAACGGCTGCGGCCTGTGCGCCGAGGCCTGCCACGAGGGCGCCATCGGCATGGTGAACGGCAAGGCAAAGCTCCTGCGCGACGACTACTGCGACGGGCTGGGCGACTGTCTGCCCGCCTGTCCGACGGGCGCGATCAGCTTTGTCGAGAGGGAGGCGGCCGCCTACGATGAGGCCGCCGTCAGAAGAAACCAGGCTGAAAACACCCAGGGGCAGCCGCTTGCCTGCGGCTGTCCGGGCACCCAGTCGCGCGCCATTGAGCGGGCCGCCGCGCCGCAGGAGCACAGCGCCGCGCGCACCGGCTCCCAGCTTCGGCAGTGGCCTGTGCAGATCAAACTCGCGCCGGTGAACGCCCCCTACTTCGACGGGGCCCATCTGCTCATTGCCGCCGACTGTACGGCCTACGCCTACGGCAGTTTCCATGAGGATTTCATCCGCGGCAAAGTCACGCTCATCGGCTGCCCCAAGCTCGACGAGGGCGACTACACCGAAAAGCTCACCGGGATTCTCACGCGAAACGAGATCAAAAGCCTGACCGTTGTGCGCATGGAGGTGCCCTGCTGCGGCGGGCTGGAGCACGCGGCGGTGACGGCGCTGAAAAACAGCGGCAAGTTCATCCCCTGGCAGGTGATCACCGTTTCGACCGACGGCCGGCTGCTCGACTGA
- a CDS encoding glycosyltransferase family 2 protein, with amino-acid sequence MYQAITTFNFVIFALFLLCYSYQAFYVAVPLFRRRRKNDNPALHRYAVVISARNEQAVIGELLDSLAAQSYPDECYDVYVVADNCTDETARIAREHGAIVMERFNSRLVGKGYSLDYAFKAIERERGLRAYEGYFVFDADNVLDENYLAEMNRTFDLGYRVVTSYRNSKNYDSNWISAGYALWFLRESKYLNGSRMLLGTGCAISGTGFLVSSDIIARDGGWKYHLLTEDIEFSVANAIEGEVIGYCDSAVLYDEQPIRFRDSWNQRLRWTKGFYQVFRRYGARLARGVFGRRGFQCYDMLMTIAPATILTLVTVVCNSAVFLYGLQSGRTLLAELCLAQVFGAVFGVYLSLFLFGLVTTITEWRQIHCVWYRKILYLFTFPIFILTYVPIAMVALFKKVTWKPIAHTVIKSVQEIRQ; translated from the coding sequence ATGTATCAGGCTATCACAACGTTCAACTTTGTTATATTTGCGCTGTTTTTGCTCTGTTATTCCTACCAGGCGTTCTATGTCGCCGTACCGCTGTTTCGGCGCAGGCGGAAAAACGACAACCCGGCGCTGCACCGCTACGCCGTAGTCATCTCCGCGCGCAACGAGCAGGCCGTCATCGGCGAGCTGCTCGACAGTCTGGCGGCCCAGAGCTACCCGGACGAATGCTACGACGTCTACGTCGTCGCCGACAACTGCACCGACGAGACGGCCCGCATTGCGCGCGAACACGGCGCCATTGTCATGGAGCGGTTCAACAGCCGGCTCGTGGGCAAGGGCTACTCGCTCGACTACGCTTTCAAGGCAATTGAGCGCGAGCGCGGGCTTCGCGCCTACGAGGGCTATTTTGTCTTTGACGCGGACAATGTGCTCGACGAGAACTACCTCGCCGAGATGAACCGCACCTTTGATCTGGGCTACCGCGTGGTGACCAGCTACCGAAACTCCAAAAACTACGACTCAAACTGGATCTCGGCGGGCTACGCGCTCTGGTTTCTGCGCGAGTCAAAGTACTTAAATGGCTCGCGCATGCTGCTCGGTACGGGCTGCGCCATCTCGGGCACGGGCTTTCTCGTGTCGAGCGACATCATCGCCCGGGACGGCGGCTGGAAGTACCACCTGCTCACCGAGGACATTGAGTTTTCGGTCGCAAACGCCATTGAGGGCGAGGTGATCGGCTACTGCGACAGCGCTGTGCTCTACGACGAGCAGCCCATTCGCTTTCGCGACTCGTGGAACCAGCGCCTGCGCTGGACCAAGGGCTTCTACCAGGTCTTTCGCCGCTATGGCGCGCGCCTCGCGCGCGGCGTCTTCGGCCGGCGGGGCTTTCAGTGCTACGACATGCTCATGACCATTGCCCCTGCCACCATCTTAACCCTTGTGACCGTCGTTTGCAACAGCGCCGTCTTTCTCTACGGCCTGCAGTCGGGGCGCACGCTGCTCGCCGAGCTCTGCCTTGCGCAGGTGTTCGGCGCGGTCTTCGGGGTCTACCTGTCGCTGTTTCTCTTCGGCCTTGTCACAACCATAACCGAGTGGCGGCAGATCCACTGCGTGTGGTACCGCAAGATTCTCTATCTGTTCACATTCCCCATCTTCATTTTGACCTATGTGCCCATCGCCATGGTGGCGCTCTTCAAAAAGGTCACCTGGAAGCCGATTGCCCATACGGTCATCAAATCCGTGCAGGAAATCCGCCAGTGA